Proteins from one Lachnospiraceae bacterium KGMB03038 genomic window:
- a CDS encoding site-specific integrase: MWAEKTPAGKIKFVERYEDPMTGKSRKVSCTMDKDTRTTRKAAAQILDAEIQKRLTAAPSADHSLTLSGLVDLYREDQKQNVKPSTYSRNYFACKRLIDILGADTLVSRLNAGYVRKQFNSTGDENGTLNERLARLKALIRWGYKNDYIDDIRWLDKLDKSPDPEKKERLQEKFLESEELKRLLSGMSIPQWRLLTAFLALSGLRVGEAIALTLNDVDTHNRMIHISKTWDTNNELTTTAKTLSSARDVYMQDELLDLCRKIKTFTLSENLRNGCKSDLLFCDPNGEHIVYTAYNKYLKENALRILSRRITPHTLRHTHVALMAEARVDLEIISRRLGHNSSKVTRDIYYHVTKRAQARANESIREIKLI; this comes from the coding sequence ATGTGGGCTGAGAAAACACCCGCCGGAAAAATTAAATTCGTAGAACGTTACGAGGACCCTATGACCGGGAAAAGCCGTAAGGTGTCCTGTACCATGGACAAGGATACCCGCACTACCCGGAAGGCCGCCGCGCAGATCTTAGATGCGGAGATCCAGAAGCGTCTGACTGCTGCCCCTTCCGCCGATCACTCTCTCACCCTTTCCGGCCTGGTAGACCTGTACCGCGAGGACCAGAAACAGAACGTAAAGCCATCCACCTACTCCCGGAATTATTTTGCCTGCAAACGCTTGATTGATATTTTAGGCGCAGACACGCTTGTGTCCCGTTTAAACGCCGGATACGTCCGTAAGCAGTTTAATTCTACCGGGGACGAAAACGGTACCTTAAATGAGCGCCTGGCGCGCCTGAAGGCACTAATCCGGTGGGGCTATAAGAATGACTATATTGATGATATCCGCTGGCTGGATAAGTTGGATAAATCCCCGGACCCGGAGAAAAAGGAACGGCTCCAGGAGAAGTTTTTGGAAAGCGAAGAGCTTAAAAGATTGCTGTCTGGCATGTCCATTCCGCAGTGGCGGCTTCTGACCGCTTTCCTGGCCCTCTCCGGCCTGCGTGTGGGCGAGGCGATCGCTCTTACTCTTAACGACGTGGATACCCATAACCGCATGATCCACATCTCCAAAACCTGGGATACTAACAATGAGCTTACCACGACCGCCAAGACGCTTTCTTCCGCCCGTGATGTCTATATGCAGGATGAGCTTTTGGATCTCTGCCGGAAGATCAAGACCTTTACGCTCTCAGAAAATTTGCGTAACGGGTGCAAGAGCGATTTGCTTTTCTGCGATCCCAACGGAGAGCATATAGTATATACCGCCTATAACAAGTATCTTAAGGAAAATGCGCTGCGTATCCTGAGCCGCCGGATCACTCCCCACACCCTGCGGCATACTCACGTCGCCCTGATGGCGGAGGCGCGTGTGGATCTGGAGATTATTTCCCGCCGGCTGGGTCATAATTCCAGCAAGGTGACCAGGGATATCTACTACCATGTTACCAAGCGTGCGCAGGCGCGGGCCAACGAATCTATTCGCGAGATTAAATTGATTTAA
- a CDS encoding zinc ribbon domain-containing protein: protein MTQIIQMRKESKEMKNNKKKHNDKLSSKEERIHCAKCGRKILKTDNYCMYCGTPTEIKSF, encoded by the coding sequence ATGACTCAAATCATCCAGATGAGAAAGGAGAGTAAGGAGATGAAAAATAATAAAAAAAAGCACAATGATAAACTTTCGTCTAAAGAAGAGCGTATCCATTGTGCTAAGTGTGGCAGGAAAATACTTAAAACGGACAACTACTGCATGTATTGCGGAACGCCTACGGAAATAAAGTCTTTTTAG
- a CDS encoding NAD-dependent malic enzyme, whose product MDYAKESLRLHEEWKGKIEVKATVPVKTKEDLSLAYTPGVAQPCLEIQKDVSKSYDLTRRHNLCLVVTDGSAVLGLGNIGAEAGMPVMEGKCVLFKEFGDVDAFPMCIKSQDVDTIVETIYQISGSFGGVNLEDIAAPRCFEIEKKLKERCDIPIFHDDQHGTAVVTLAGLKNALKLIGKKMEDIEIAVNGAGAAAIAISKLLLSAGVKEIRLCDRTGIIYEGREKGMNPIKEEMAKITNRDKRSGGLAEAVKGADVFIGVSAPGALTVDMVKTMNKDAVIFACANPTPEIFPDEAKKAGNVAVIATGRSDFPNQVNNVLAFPGIFRGAFDVRASDINDAMKIAAAEALADMIPEDKLSADHIIPAAFEPGVGEAVAKAVAQAARDSGVARL is encoded by the coding sequence ATGGATTACGCAAAAGAGTCCCTCCGCTTACATGAAGAGTGGAAGGGGAAAATTGAAGTAAAGGCAACAGTACCAGTAAAGACAAAGGAAGATCTCTCTCTGGCATATACACCTGGAGTTGCCCAGCCTTGTCTGGAAATCCAGAAAGATGTTTCAAAAAGCTATGATCTGACCAGGAGGCATAACCTGTGTCTGGTGGTAACAGACGGTTCTGCTGTCCTTGGTCTTGGAAATATTGGAGCGGAAGCCGGAATGCCGGTTATGGAAGGGAAATGTGTGCTCTTTAAAGAATTTGGCGATGTGGATGCGTTCCCAATGTGTATCAAGAGTCAGGATGTGGATACCATTGTAGAAACGATCTACCAGATATCCGGCAGTTTTGGCGGGGTAAATCTTGAAGACATTGCGGCTCCCCGCTGTTTTGAGATTGAGAAGAAGCTGAAAGAGCGCTGCGATATCCCTATTTTTCATGATGACCAGCACGGGACAGCGGTAGTGACGCTGGCAGGGCTTAAGAACGCTCTGAAACTGATCGGCAAGAAGATGGAAGATATTGAGATCGCGGTGAATGGAGCAGGGGCTGCGGCAATCGCTATTTCCAAGCTGCTTCTTTCGGCCGGAGTGAAAGAAATCCGCCTGTGCGACCGTACAGGGATCATCTACGAGGGAAGAGAGAAAGGAATGAACCCGATCAAGGAAGAGATGGCCAAGATCACCAATAGGGACAAGCGTTCCGGCGGCCTGGCAGAAGCGGTAAAGGGCGCGGATGTGTTTATCGGCGTAAGCGCTCCCGGAGCGCTTACCGTAGATATGGTAAAGACTATGAACAAGGATGCGGTCATTTTCGCATGTGCTAATCCTACGCCTGAGATCTTCCCGGATGAGGCGAAGAAGGCTGGAAATGTGGCTGTAATCGCTACTGGAAGAAGTGATTTCCCGAATCAGGTCAATAATGTGTTGGCTTTCCCAGGGATCTTCCGGGGAGCCTTTGACGTGCGTGCCAGCGATATCAATGACGCGATGAAGATCGCGGCGGCGGAAGCCCTGGCTGATATGATTCCGGAGGATAAGCTGAGCGCAGATCATATCATTCCGGCGGCATTTGAGCCTGGCGTTGGAGAAGCCGTTGCCAAGGCGGTGGCCCAGGCGGCAAGAGACAGCGGTGTAGCGCGTCTGTAG
- a CDS encoding type II toxin-antitoxin system PemK/MazF family toxin gives MSKEFTKDDVIQNKKEAIKSLNKLLESYINDPAGNHLKKANLLSYWIKDYVRMIDFEEKFDPSRNIAYKRGNIVKIDFGFNIGAEYGGLHYGVVLDNKNAHSSPVVTVIPLTSIKSTKKIHDNNVELGNELYRLLKLKYDTISKSLKEEQEEIKQELVLFKTLVHLTNDTIDELKTCETGTDNFKKKLDDAQKYLDASYKLEKAWKEKEKHNTEQQEYLDKIGNEISNMKAGSVALVNQITTISKIRIFDPRSLKGVLAGVSLSEENMEKINQKIKDLYVF, from the coding sequence TTGTCAAAAGAATTTACAAAAGATGATGTTATACAAAATAAAAAAGAGGCTATTAAATCTTTAAACAAACTATTGGAAAGTTATATTAATGACCCGGCAGGGAACCATTTAAAAAAAGCCAATTTGTTATCGTACTGGATAAAAGACTATGTGCGAATGATTGATTTTGAGGAAAAATTTGATCCTTCTCGTAATATAGCATATAAGCGAGGAAACATCGTAAAAATCGATTTCGGATTTAATATAGGTGCTGAGTATGGCGGACTTCATTATGGGGTTGTATTAGATAATAAAAACGCCCATAGCTCTCCCGTTGTAACAGTCATCCCGCTAACTTCCATAAAAAGTACAAAGAAAATCCACGATAATAATGTTGAACTCGGAAACGAATTATACCGATTGTTAAAATTAAAGTATGATACTATTTCAAAATCACTTAAGGAGGAGCAAGAAGAAATCAAACAAGAACTTGTTCTTTTTAAAACCCTAGTCCATCTTACAAACGACACGATAGATGAACTTAAAACCTGCGAAACAGGTACTGATAATTTTAAAAAGAAGTTAGATGACGCTCAAAAATATTTAGACGCTTCATACAAGTTAGAAAAGGCGTGGAAGGAAAAAGAAAAGCATAATACGGAACAACAAGAATATCTCGATAAGATTGGAAATGAAATTTCTAACATGAAAGCAGGAAGCGTTGCTCTTGTAAACCAAATTACCACCATTAGCAAAATACGTATATTTGATCCAAGAAGCCTTAAGGGTGTTTTGGCGGGTGTTTCTTTATCTGAGGAAAATATGGAAAAAATCAATCAGAAGATAAAGGATTTGTACGTTTTTTAA
- a CDS encoding DUF2321 domain-containing protein: MPYRNATICLNGHVVSPSKSNAETFCSQCGNKTYSVCLQCNSPIRGLYDVEGVVVVGSRDYQKPYYCYNCGSPYPWTQKILDNAIELLSLDDELDSSSKELIKSAIPDLIVDTPTTPIAISKYRKGIANAGQIIKDSLRQLLIDVISETAKKTLFP, from the coding sequence ATGCCATATCGCAATGCTACAATTTGTCTAAACGGTCATGTAGTATCTCCCAGTAAATCCAATGCTGAAACATTTTGTTCCCAATGCGGAAACAAAACGTACTCCGTTTGTCTTCAGTGTAATTCCCCTATACGTGGTCTTTACGATGTAGAAGGGGTTGTTGTAGTTGGGAGCCGAGATTACCAAAAACCTTACTATTGCTATAATTGTGGATCTCCATATCCGTGGACACAAAAAATACTGGATAATGCAATAGAGCTCCTTTCTCTGGATGATGAATTAGATAGTTCTTCTAAAGAACTGATTAAAAGTGCCATCCCTGATTTAATTGTTGATACACCTACGACTCCTATTGCCATATCAAAATATCGTAAAGGAATTGCAAATGCCGGACAAATTATAAAAGACTCTCTTCGCCAGCTTCTTATTGATGTCATAAGCGAAACTGCTAAAAAGACTTTATTTCCGTAG
- the larA gene encoding nickel-dependent lactate racemase, translating into MKIELGIGDGTQQVEIPEKNLQEILYQNELDPHNLLPEEEEIRRALAEPIGTLRLREIVKPGEKIAVVTSDITRPMPTWKVMPLLLEELEQGGIRPDDVTLVFALGSHRRQTEEEKEKLAGAEIFRKIRCIDGDPSDCVHLGMTSRGTPVDIVKEVALADRRICLGNIEYHYFAGYSGGAKAIMPGVSTREAIQNNHSMMVDARSCAGNLDDNPLRQDLEEATAVCGVDFILNVVLDEHKRIVKAVAGDVVKAHRTGCGFLDTLYRKKIERKADIVLVSQGGAPKDLNLYQTQKALDNAKHAVKDGGIIILIGSCKEGLGEATFEQWLLEAKKPGDLIRRVKEDFRLGGHKAAAIAMVLEKAQIYLVSQLPPELVRQIFLKPYETAQQALDAAMSEKGEDATVLVMPFGGSTLPVAAGKDGAKNE; encoded by the coding sequence ATGAAAATTGAACTGGGAATTGGCGACGGAACGCAGCAGGTAGAGATTCCAGAAAAGAATCTTCAGGAAATCTTGTATCAGAATGAATTGGATCCGCATAATCTTCTGCCGGAAGAGGAAGAAATACGGCGGGCGCTGGCGGAACCTATTGGAACTTTGCGGTTGAGAGAAATTGTAAAGCCGGGGGAGAAAATAGCGGTAGTGACCAGCGATATCACCAGACCTATGCCGACTTGGAAAGTGATGCCGCTGCTCTTGGAAGAATTGGAGCAAGGAGGGATCCGACCGGACGATGTGACGCTTGTCTTTGCTCTTGGAAGCCACAGACGCCAAACGGAGGAAGAAAAAGAGAAACTTGCCGGGGCAGAAATCTTCCGGAAGATCAGGTGTATTGATGGAGATCCGTCAGATTGTGTCCATCTTGGGATGACCAGTCGGGGAACGCCGGTGGATATTGTAAAAGAAGTTGCTCTGGCAGACCGGCGTATCTGCCTGGGAAATATTGAATATCACTATTTTGCCGGCTATTCCGGCGGGGCGAAAGCTATTATGCCGGGAGTATCCACGCGGGAAGCAATCCAAAATAATCATAGTATGATGGTGGATGCAAGATCCTGCGCCGGCAACCTGGACGACAATCCTCTGAGACAGGATTTGGAAGAAGCAACGGCGGTATGCGGAGTGGATTTTATATTGAACGTGGTTCTGGATGAACACAAACGGATCGTGAAAGCGGTGGCGGGAGATGTGGTAAAGGCTCACCGGACCGGGTGCGGCTTCCTGGACACGCTCTATCGGAAAAAGATTGAAAGAAAGGCGGACATTGTCCTGGTATCCCAAGGAGGAGCGCCCAAAGATCTGAATCTCTACCAGACCCAAAAGGCTCTGGATAACGCCAAACATGCGGTTAAAGACGGAGGAATCATTATTCTTATCGGGTCTTGCAAGGAAGGGCTTGGAGAGGCAACCTTTGAACAGTGGCTTCTGGAAGCAAAGAAGCCGGGGGACTTGATCCGGAGGGTCAAAGAAGACTTCCGGCTGGGCGGCCATAAAGCCGCGGCCATTGCTATGGTGCTGGAGAAGGCGCAGATTTATCTTGTGTCTCAGCTTCCTCCAGAATTGGTCCGCCAGATTTTCCTGAAGCCTTACGAAACAGCCCAGCAGGCATTGGACGCCGCAATGTCAGAAAAAGGGGAGGACGCCACTGTACTTGTAATGCCCTTTGGCGGTTCCACCCTGCCGGTGGCAGCAGGTAAAGATGGCGCGAAAAATGAATAA
- a CDS encoding helix-turn-helix domain-containing protein: MTKEEIGAVLKGLRTDSGKTQKEVAEILGRTQQIIGHWETGYSQPDANTLFRLCEIYGTTVDEAFGFKKEKQLITKKDIDLLCKYHELDPHGREMVDFTLQKEYERSRALTEHTPENIVELPSHLEVNAAHHSKGEFTDEERQADEDMLD, translated from the coding sequence ATGACAAAGGAAGAGATTGGAGCTGTCCTTAAAGGACTCCGTACTGACAGCGGAAAAACGCAAAAAGAAGTCGCAGAAATACTTGGAAGAACTCAACAAATCATTGGTCATTGGGAGACTGGATATTCTCAGCCAGATGCCAACACTTTATTTAGATTATGCGAAATATATGGAACTACAGTTGACGAAGCTTTTGGATTTAAAAAAGAAAAACAATTAATTACAAAAAAGGATATTGATCTATTATGTAAGTATCATGAACTAGATCCTCACGGCAGAGAAATGGTGGATTTCACTCTCCAAAAAGAGTATGAGCGTTCAAGGGCTCTGACAGAACATACACCTGAAAACATTGTGGAGTTACCATCTCATCTTGAGGTCAACGCCGCCCACCACTCAAAGGGTGAGTTCACGGATGAAGAACGACAGGCAGATGAAGACATGTTGGATTAA
- a CDS encoding helix-turn-helix transcriptional regulator — MDVRDNLKKVISDKGFIQASIAKKAGISPCKLSAVLSKSRKLEANEMFNLCEAMDISPCELKDYDSNHPDEKGE; from the coding sequence ATGGATGTAAGAGATAACTTGAAGAAGGTCATATCAGATAAGGGATTTATACAGGCATCCATAGCCAAAAAAGCAGGAATTTCTCCTTGCAAGCTTTCTGCGGTTTTATCTAAATCTCGGAAACTAGAGGCTAATGAAATGTTTAACTTATGCGAGGCGATGGATATAAGTCCCTGTGAATTAAAAGATTATGACTCAAATCATCCAGATGAGAAAGGAGAGTAA
- a CDS encoding ImmA/IrrE family metallo-endopeptidase, which yields MKYETLLAAADEEGLRIKERPFSTYDGRIKGKDIYLRKGMTTTEKACVLAEELGHHYTSVGDIIDMENSQNRKQERQARFWSYNKLIGLRGIIQAYESGCQNRYEIAEYLEVTEEYLADCIECYRDKYGVGVAVDNCYIMFIPHLAVGKVV from the coding sequence ATGAAATATGAAACACTGTTAGCCGCCGCCGATGAAGAGGGTCTTCGAATAAAAGAACGCCCCTTCAGCACTTATGATGGGCGGATAAAAGGAAAAGACATTTATCTTCGCAAAGGGATGACCACCACAGAAAAAGCCTGCGTCTTAGCAGAAGAACTCGGCCACCATTACACCAGCGTGGGCGATATTATAGATATGGAGAATTCTCAGAACCGCAAGCAGGAACGGCAGGCCAGATTCTGGTCCTATAATAAACTGATTGGACTGAGAGGAATCATCCAAGCCTATGAATCCGGGTGCCAAAACAGATATGAAATCGCTGAGTACCTGGAAGTGACGGAAGAATATCTGGCGGACTGCATCGAATGTTACCGAGACAAATATGGGGTCGGAGTTGCGGTGGACAATTGCTACATTATGTTTATCCCGCACCTGGCCGTAGGGAAGGTCGTATGA
- a CDS encoding FadR family transcriptional regulator — MFSEVKRKKLYEEVCDQIISSIASGELPPGTRLPSEQKLADSFQVSRTAVREALRSLESSGYLEVRNTGTYICDATFDKGVAPVMTRLIKDERAVDDLLELRLLLEPMAAALAALRVDPAEIQALSETMDTMEEWVRQDRNYAQLDSQFHNQLITSCHNEAIRSIYQLSALAINDMFESFSHLNNQASQVCQEHRLILKALKEHDPSQAQKAMQSHLERVYTCLEKEIPRIF; from the coding sequence TTGTTTTCAGAAGTAAAACGAAAAAAACTCTATGAAGAAGTCTGTGACCAGATCATCTCTTCTATCGCTTCCGGTGAACTCCCGCCAGGAACCCGGCTTCCCTCTGAACAGAAACTGGCCGACAGTTTTCAAGTCAGCCGTACCGCTGTCAGAGAAGCGTTGCGCTCTTTGGAAAGTTCCGGCTATCTGGAGGTTAGAAATACTGGAACTTATATTTGCGATGCCACCTTTGACAAGGGCGTCGCTCCTGTGATGACCCGTCTGATCAAAGATGAGCGGGCGGTTGACGATCTTCTGGAACTCCGTCTTCTCTTAGAGCCTATGGCCGCCGCTCTTGCCGCTCTTCGCGTCGACCCGGCGGAAATCCAGGCCCTGTCTGAAACAATGGATACTATGGAAGAATGGGTTCGGCAGGATCGCAACTATGCTCAGTTGGATTCTCAGTTTCATAACCAACTGATTACCTCCTGCCATAACGAAGCCATCCGTTCCATCTATCAGCTGTCAGCACTGGCTATCAATGATATGTTTGAATCCTTCAGCCATCTTAACAACCAGGCTTCCCAAGTATGTCAGGAGCACCGGCTGATCTTAAAAGCACTAAAGGAGCATGATCCTTCTCAGGCCCAGAAGGCGATGCAAAGTCACTTGGAGCGGGTTTATACCTGTCTCGAAAAGGAAATACCACGAATTTTCTGA